The Raphanus sativus cultivar WK10039 chromosome 6, ASM80110v3, whole genome shotgun sequence sequence AGACAAGAGCGGGAAGCTAGAGGAGGAAGACCGAGCAGGACCACTGGTTTAGGATACTGGAAAGCAACTGGTTCACCAGGGCCTGTGTTCTCGCCTGATAATCGTGTAATCGGAGTTAAGAAGACGATGGTTTTCTACACCGGGAAGGCACCTACGGGGAGAAAGACAAAATGGAAAATGAATGAATATAAAGGAATTGACGAAACAGCCAGTGCATCTACCATCCCTAAGGTGCCTAACTACATTTATAATGAacactttcaaaaaaaaaaatgaacactTTCATCAAATTCTATTTGTTTAAAACCACTTAAAAATTTCCTATTTGATTTTGACTCTTTTTCAAGTaccaattattattattattattattattattattattattattattattattattattattattatgtgtCACACCGTTGAAACAAACATGTGAAGTGTATAACTAACCAAACAAgctttacaattttttttacagtagattaaatattaaactaactaCCCTTTGCTTATGTCCAAAACTCCTCTGTAGGAGgagtttttatatttgttttacaaaaaaagtgTGCGttcgatttttttataaaacatacaaGTTTTGTAGTATTTGAAATTACAACAACTAACAacaactaaaaagaaaagaaattacaACCACTTACATGAAATGATAAATACCGAAACTCACGCGTATGGTAATTttctaataattattaataatatattcatattataatttctaaCTCAGTATCAAAGATACTGTAAACTTTGCAAAAGAAATGTCGATTCATACATTCGTTAGAAAAAAGAATGTCGATTTTCCCGATCAAAAAGGTTTTAacatgatatttttgtttttattaatatagcTGAGGCACGAATTCAGTGTCTGTCGGATCTATATAAAATCCGGAAGCTCGAGAGCCTTTGACAGACGCCCCACGGAAGCTTATGTCATAGAGAGAAGGCTTCCTCGATTTGGAATTGAGACATCATCTCGTGCTACTGCTACACAAAGCAACTCTGAGATGGTTGGTGGGCTATCACAACTCCGAGAGAGAAAGCTTCCTAAGAATAGTGTTGAGACATCATCATATGACACATTCACAACCTCACAGGAAACATCATATTCAGGAGGAGGAGACCAAGTTCAGTTGCCCGTCAATGATACTACTACTATACAAAGCATTCAAGAGATGGTTGATGGGCCTTCACAACTCCGAGCGAGAAAGCTTCCTTACAATGAAGTTAAGTCACAATCATGCGCCACAGTATCAACCTCATCGGAAACTTCATGTTCAGGAGGAGGAGACCAATTTCAAATGCCCGTGAATGCTTCTGCTACGCAAACCATTTCAGAGATGGTTGATGGGCTATCACAACCTTTTTGGGAGTGGGAACAACTAAATTGGTCTTAAGCCTATCAAATTGCATCTTATACCTACTCTACGCCCTTTATTTTTAGTTGATAATATTGTAGACTAGGGGTTGATCCACGATTGACGACGCAGAgaacttatttttaataaatattttaacacttgttttttcttttgagaaatgTTTGATTACATATTATATGTGTATCATTATATCCATGATTTTTCTTCTCTATTTTATCATTTctgaagtttttttattttatgatattgaGTTTCAATTTTGTTACGGTTAACTAAatttcagatttttcagataaTTTGAATGaaaattagtttttgttttgacgTTGTATATCTTttgatatgtttattttattttaaactatttagtttcatttttgttCTTAGTGTCTTAGGGTCTAACTGATAATCATCTCGGAAATACTAGGAACACATAGGAAAAGAATAGATGGGAATAAAATTATGGGAATAATGAAGAACGATTATTCCATATCAAATTTAGTGATGAACAAATATGTTCTTTAATTTTCTACAATAAAAAGAATGAGAAGGAATAAAAAGAAATGACTATTCCTTTTGAATGGTAAAATTTATTAGGAAcattaaaaaatacattattcctcttcattctttggtcaccagttagacccttAGTCAGATTGTTTTATATTGCGTCTCTCATTTTTACTATGCAAATACCAATTCTATATTTTCGTATCAGTATTCTATGTATACTTTTTTGGGAGGAATTTATGacgtaaatattttataattttacacATTTATTTGGATACAATAACCATAGATCTCTTGTTTATATCTAGAGaacaatttttcattttaataattactaGAATTCAACCTGCATTTACGCagatatttttcattttcataattttataaaaaacaatttaatattattataacttattttaaaatatattatgtagtTCTATAAAAGTGTTGTTGTTTTGTGTCTTGTCCAACACtactaatatataagatttatttttctatatgtaatttattttttcatctaTTGGTAATTTTGTTGCGATGTTTTTATATGTAAGTTACCTTCTTCATGACCTCACTGAACCATTCCAGTGATCTCTTCTCTCTTGTTACACAATAGAAATAAGCTCTTTTTGTGTTCCTTCTATTGACATCAAATCGTGGCTGGTACCTTCTTTAACGGATTTTTGGTTCTTGGGGTTGTTAAGGATGTCTCCAAGTAGATTAATTAATGGGTCACACTGATCTCTACACTTACCAGAAGCAATTAATACATCGTAATTTCAGTAATTTTGTGCTTGGGCCATCGATCAACATGATCTCAGAAACTTTTCCACGTATactgattatatatatatttaattgataCATAACATAATTCTGAAAAAACACGTTTGAGATGGAAATTTTCTCAATGCAAATTTGTTGAGAAAATATCTTGATGTGATATTTTCCCaatgcaaatttcaaaattaacatatttatatattttatattgtacgCAGTTTCATTTAAgcgatatatatttaatatgacTATATATTAGATGTGAATTCATATTAAGTTATTggtcacaaaattttcaaaatgaagatttttaaattttctagcAATTTATAACCATTTAAaagaattcaaaatataacatataagatttttttttactatacaGTTAATGTGATTGTTACTATAGTTTAGAAAAATGAAGAATATTTTTTGTACAATACTAATCAATttaatagttagtttaataataaatataatatatgtttagatgacatatctatttttctaagaatttttaaaataattataacgaTAACACATGACTAATTGTTTGCAATATTtcacaataaatatataatgaattgtTTGTCATCTTGCtttgaatatcatttttaatttagaatTACTTTTACGTTTTaagttatattattatgttagcaaaaaaagttatgttattaaagattttaaaaccaATATATCATGatattatatactatatttGACTATATATGTCTAAACagaaatattgttttcttttttaccgTGAACCGGCTGACAATTCACAAAgaggtttttattttatttgttaacaaCATAAAGAGGTTTTTATTATGTGGCGAATTTTAATTGGATAGGTGATGTCATACAACCCGGTAAAAGATACTTTCCCTCTTTAAGATTCTTTCCCTTTTCGCATATAAAGAAGAAGGTAACGTATGTAACCCAACCCGAACCGAACAAGATAAATCAGGAACGTTAGGTAAAAACTTGGATAAACGGAACCAAAACGCGAACGGTTCTGTCCGAACCACCTGTTTTGATTAAACGCTTATATTTAATCAAAGGCCCATCgatactctctctctttctcagaCATACTCCAATCTTCTTCTACTTTGAGGTTCGTAATCTCTTATGTTCTGCGATAATCGAATCGAAATTGCAATTTACCCTcgttgatctctctctctctattatATCCATAATTCCTCAGATCTgatccttttttttcttgtattcCTCTCTCATTGTCTTTTACAGATCCGAAGATTCGCTGATTTACAGgtaattttctttctttgattttgtTTCACGATCGCTTAGGATTCCAGATCATGTAATTCGAGATGATGATCATGGTTCGATTTTGGATAATGTATATTGATTTTGTTGTGGTTGTGTAGGTGTTAAGGTTTgtgatctcttttttttatttgggtgaTTGAAGAATGGCTGCTCCAGTGCCTCCAGGAGCACAAAGACCAAACAATCCTCAGAACACCGCTCCTCCAAATCTCACCCCCAATTCTCTAGCTGCCAACATGCACAACATGAACATTCACCGCCCACCTCCTCCCATGCCCGGTTCTGGTCCCAGGCCTTTTGGTCAGTCACCACCACAGCCTTATCCTCAATCAGCAGCTCCTTCCTACGGTGTCCAACAACAACCTAGACCTTCTCCAATGTCTAGGCCTGGACCTCCTCCTCCTGCAATGACTAGACCAGGTGGACCACCTCAACCTGGCGGGGTTCCCTTTGGAAGACCTAGTGGTCCACCTTCTAGTCAGCCACCTTTTGGCTCTAGACCACCTGGTGCTTTCCCAGCTTCTCCTGCAGCTCCTTCTTCAGGAGCACGCCCGGTTGGTTTTGGTTCACCTCCACCTATGGGACCTGGCATGTCCATGCCTGGTGGTCCTGTGACTAATGGGCCTCCTCCTCCGATGATGGGTCCTGGTGGTCCGGGTCCCGTCACAAACGGGCCTCCTTCGATGATGGGTCATGGTGGTCCGGGTCCCGTCACAAATGGGCCTC is a genomic window containing:
- the LOC108809426 gene encoding putative NAC domain-containing protein 61; translation: MEHEIPVGFRFYPTEVELISFYLRFQLHGGNATIHSLIPILDVFSVEPTQLPKLAGERCRGDAEQWLFFVPRQEREARGGRPSRTTGLGYWKATGSPGPVFSPDNRVIGVKKTMVFYTGKAPTGRKTKWKMNEYKGIDETASASTIPKLRHEFSVCRIYIKSGSSRAFDRRPTEAYVIERRLPRFGIETSSRATATQSNSEMVGGLSQLRERKLPKNSVETSSYDTFTTSQETSYSGGGDQVQLPVNDTTTIQSIQEMVDGPSQLRARKLPYNEVKSQSCATVSTSSETSCSGGGDQFQMPVNASATQTISEMVDGLSQPFWEWEQLNWS